One part of the Futiania mangrovi genome encodes these proteins:
- a CDS encoding ABC transporter ATP-binding protein, translated as MTAVAKKVEEHFMDQPHGVTTGAPATALLEARNVSKRFVKRLDMAGRLAARMGANLREEVVHAVDGVSLAIPAGEVVGLVGESGCGKSTFGRVVAGIHPATEGQVFYRGQDVGSMNAAERAKATLAVQMIFQDPFASLNPRMRVSEIVGEAPLYHGLVDRAGYNDYVDDVLNRVGLDPTLKRRFPHQFSGGQRQRIGIARALAVKPEFLVCDEAIAALDVSIQAQVINLFMDLREQLDLTYLFISHDLSVVEHISDRVVIMYLGRVVESAPTEELFRKPNHPYAQALLAEVPRIDERHKTFVAIKGEIPSPLDPPKGCHFHPRCPHAFDRCKVERPVLREIAPGRHAACHLNDQPSV; from the coding sequence ATGACGGCGGTCGCGAAGAAGGTGGAGGAGCATTTCATGGATCAGCCGCACGGTGTCACGACCGGCGCGCCGGCAACTGCGCTGCTTGAAGCGCGCAATGTCAGCAAGCGCTTCGTGAAGCGCCTGGATATGGCGGGCCGCCTGGCCGCCCGCATGGGCGCGAACCTGCGCGAGGAGGTTGTCCATGCGGTCGATGGCGTCTCCCTCGCCATTCCGGCGGGCGAGGTTGTCGGCCTCGTCGGCGAGTCGGGCTGTGGCAAGTCCACCTTCGGACGGGTCGTCGCCGGTATCCACCCTGCGACCGAGGGGCAGGTGTTCTATCGCGGGCAGGACGTGGGGAGCATGAACGCCGCGGAGCGGGCGAAGGCAACCCTCGCCGTCCAGATGATCTTTCAGGACCCGTTTGCCTCGCTGAACCCGCGGATGCGCGTCAGCGAAATCGTCGGCGAGGCGCCGCTCTACCATGGGCTGGTCGACCGTGCCGGATACAATGACTATGTCGACGACGTGCTGAACCGCGTCGGTCTCGACCCGACCCTCAAGCGGCGGTTCCCGCACCAGTTCTCCGGCGGCCAGCGCCAGCGGATCGGTATCGCGCGCGCCCTTGCCGTGAAGCCCGAGTTCCTGGTGTGCGACGAGGCCATCGCCGCGCTCGACGTGTCGATCCAGGCGCAGGTCATCAACCTGTTCATGGATCTTCGCGAGCAGCTGGACCTGACCTACCTGTTCATCAGCCACGATCTCTCGGTGGTCGAGCACATCTCCGACCGCGTAGTGATCATGTACCTTGGGCGGGTGGTGGAGTCAGCGCCGACCGAGGAGCTGTTCCGGAAGCCCAACCATCCCTATGCGCAGGCCCTGCTTGCGGAGGTGCCGCGTATCGACGAACGGCACAAGACGTTCGTAGCGATCAAGGGAGAGATCCCGTCGCCGCTCGATCCGCCGAAGGGCTGTCATTTCCACCCGCGGTGCCCGCACGCGTTCGACCGTTGCAAGGTCGAGCGTCCGGTCCTGCGCGAGATCGCGCCGGGAAGGCATGCCGCGTGCCACCTGAATGATCAGCCGTCCGTCTGA
- a CDS encoding amino acid ABC transporter permease yields MTDAFLDREAGEAGKRRTAHLAGFHTNEQLPSLPPPVSTTGVLGWIRENLFSGWFNTSLTLLGLYLIWLIVPPFIEFTVINAVWTGANREACLGPEVGACWPFVWARFNQFMYGFYPNEEVWRVNLVFLLGALGIAALVIPAVPAKRVIGVLMLTAYPLVTFFLLTGGSFGLPVVETAQWGGLLVTLVVAVSGIVASLPIGILLALGRRSDMPLVRMVCIAFIEFWRGIPLITVLFMASVMLPLFLPEGVNFDKLLRCLIGVALFASAYMAEVVRGGLQAIPKGQYEAAMALGLGYWKRMRLIILPQALKLVIPGIVNTFIGLFKDTTLVLIIGLFDLLGAVQQGLTDPNWSTPVTATTGYIFAGFGFWIFCFGMSRYSIYMERKLDTGRRN; encoded by the coding sequence ATGACGGACGCATTCCTCGACCGTGAGGCAGGCGAGGCCGGCAAGCGGCGCACGGCGCATCTCGCGGGCTTTCACACGAACGAGCAATTGCCGAGCCTGCCGCCGCCGGTCAGCACGACCGGCGTGCTGGGATGGATCAGGGAGAACCTGTTCTCCGGCTGGTTCAATACCAGTTTGACGCTTCTCGGCCTCTACCTGATCTGGCTGATCGTTCCCCCCTTTATCGAGTTCACGGTGATCAATGCCGTCTGGACCGGTGCCAACCGCGAGGCGTGTCTGGGACCCGAGGTGGGCGCCTGCTGGCCGTTCGTCTGGGCGCGCTTCAACCAGTTCATGTACGGGTTCTACCCGAACGAGGAGGTCTGGCGCGTCAACCTGGTCTTCCTTCTGGGGGCGCTTGGCATCGCCGCGCTCGTGATCCCTGCGGTGCCGGCCAAGCGCGTGATCGGCGTGCTGATGCTGACGGCCTATCCGCTCGTCACGTTCTTCCTGCTGACGGGCGGAAGTTTCGGCCTCCCGGTCGTGGAGACGGCGCAGTGGGGCGGGCTTCTCGTCACGCTGGTCGTGGCCGTCTCCGGCATCGTGGCCTCGCTGCCCATCGGCATCCTGCTGGCGCTCGGGCGGCGCTCGGACATGCCGCTGGTGCGCATGGTCTGCATCGCCTTCATCGAGTTCTGGCGGGGCATCCCGCTGATTACCGTGCTGTTCATGGCGTCGGTCATGCTGCCGCTGTTCCTGCCCGAGGGGGTGAACTTCGACAAGCTGCTGCGGTGCCTGATCGGCGTGGCGCTGTTCGCCTCGGCCTACATGGCGGAGGTCGTCCGCGGCGGCTTGCAGGCGATCCCGAAGGGCCAGTACGAGGCGGCGATGGCGCTCGGCCTCGGGTACTGGAAGCGGATGCGCCTCATCATCCTGCCGCAGGCGCTCAAGCTCGTGATCCCCGGGATCGTCAATACGTTCATCGGTCTCTTCAAGGACACGACGCTGGTGCTGATCATCGGCCTGTTCGACCTGCTGGGGGCGGTGCAGCAGGGTCTGACGGATCCCAACTGGTCGACGCCGGTCACGGCGACCACGGGCTACATCTTTGCCGGCTTCGGCTTCTGGATCTTCTGCTTCGGCATGTCGCGCTACTCCATCTACATGGAGCGCAAGCTCGACACCGGCCGGCGAAACTGA
- the argE gene encoding acetylornithine deacetylase encodes MTKPLAAVDSAEMLRRLIGFDTTSRNSNMALIEFVQDYLRDLGVESTLVRSEDGRKANLFATIGPADKPGVVLSGHTDVVPVDGQDWATDPFELVEKDGRFWGRGTCDMKGFLAVALAHAPAFKRANLKAPIHYCLSYDEEVGCLGVHSLVDHLNTLPVRPRMCVVGEPTSMQVVIGHKGKLAMRCNVHGHACHSSLAPHGVNAVEYAAEVIVKLRQMARHKAETGPFDTSFDVPHTTVHTGRIKGGTALNIVPDAASFEFEFRHLPIDDPAVLLREVQAYAHDVLEPEMKARAGETGFSWEPIFTFPGLDMGEGDEAVVAVKSLAQQNATSRVAYGTEAGIFQKSGQIPTVICGPGSIEQAHKPNEFCDVSQIAACEAFMHRLAVMLERG; translated from the coding sequence ATGACCAAGCCGTTGGCGGCCGTCGACTCCGCCGAGATGCTCCGCCGTCTGATCGGGTTCGACACGACCAGCCGCAACTCCAACATGGCGTTGATCGAGTTCGTGCAGGACTACCTCCGCGACCTCGGGGTCGAGAGCACGCTGGTGCGTTCGGAGGATGGGCGCAAGGCGAATCTCTTTGCCACGATCGGACCCGCCGACAAGCCGGGGGTCGTTCTTTCGGGGCACACGGATGTCGTGCCGGTCGACGGGCAGGACTGGGCGACGGATCCGTTCGAACTTGTCGAGAAGGATGGCCGGTTCTGGGGGCGCGGCACGTGCGACATGAAGGGCTTCCTGGCCGTCGCGCTGGCGCATGCACCGGCGTTCAAGCGCGCGAATCTGAAGGCGCCCATCCACTATTGCCTCTCCTATGACGAGGAGGTGGGCTGCCTGGGCGTCCATTCGCTCGTCGATCATCTGAACACGCTGCCGGTCCGCCCGCGCATGTGCGTGGTCGGGGAACCCACCAGCATGCAGGTGGTCATCGGGCACAAGGGCAAGCTTGCGATGCGGTGCAATGTGCACGGGCATGCCTGCCACTCTTCACTGGCACCCCATGGCGTGAACGCGGTGGAGTATGCCGCCGAGGTGATCGTAAAGCTGCGGCAGATGGCGCGGCACAAGGCGGAAACGGGCCCCTTCGACACCTCCTTCGACGTGCCGCACACGACGGTTCACACCGGTCGCATCAAGGGCGGAACCGCGCTGAACATCGTGCCGGATGCGGCGTCGTTCGAGTTCGAGTTCCGGCATCTGCCCATCGACGATCCGGCGGTGCTGCTGCGCGAGGTGCAGGCCTATGCGCACGACGTTCTCGAGCCGGAGATGAAGGCGCGGGCGGGGGAGACCGGCTTTTCCTGGGAGCCGATCTTTACCTTCCCGGGGCTCGACATGGGCGAGGGGGACGAGGCGGTCGTAGCCGTCAAGTCGCTGGCGCAGCAGAACGCCACATCGCGTGTTGCTTACGGGACCGAGGCAGGGATCTTCCAGAAGTCCGGTCAGATCCCGACCGTCATCTGCGGTCCGGGCAGCATCGAGCAGGCGCACAAGCCGAACGAATTCTGCGACGTCTCCCAGATCGCGGCGTGCGAGGCGTTCATGCATCGCTTGGCTGTGATGCTGGAGCGCGGGTAA
- a CDS encoding ABC transporter substrate-binding protein — protein sequence MRPYVSVVAGALALGVLGGAAHANTLTVGLAAEPTSIDPHFHNLSPNNSLLTHVFEPLIAQDAQQRHQPALAVSWRPISDTTWEFKLREGVTFHDGSAFNADDVVFSFERAPNVPNSPSSFKTYTGGKTVKKVDDYTVHFMTEKPYPLMPNDVSTIFIVSNETSGATTEDYNSGKAAVGTGQYKFVEYVPGDRIVVARNDAYWGAKAGFDKVTFKPIKSDPARVAALLAGDVDMIEAVPTTDIARLKADGKVTLSSGVSNRVIYFYLDQYRESTPQVTAKDGSAIRNPFLDLRVRQAVSYAINRQAIADRVMEGASLPAGQLLPDGFFGTSPKISAPAYDPTKAVMLLGEAGYSNGFKMVVHGPNDRYLNDAKIVEAVAQMLNRVGIEASVETLPRSVYFKRASTGLDGEPEFTMGLVGWGSATGEASSPLKSLIATFDKGKGLGASNRGRYSNAEVDALLAQALSTVDDAKREALLAKATEISMSEIGIVPVHFQVNTWATRKGLSYTPRTDEYTLVRDVVVK from the coding sequence ATGAGACCTTATGTTTCAGTCGTTGCGGGTGCGCTCGCACTCGGTGTGCTCGGCGGTGCAGCGCACGCAAACACGCTCACGGTCGGTCTCGCGGCCGAGCCGACATCGATCGATCCGCATTTCCACAATCTGTCGCCCAACAACTCGCTGCTCACCCACGTCTTCGAGCCGCTGATCGCCCAGGACGCGCAGCAGCGTCACCAGCCGGCGCTTGCGGTCTCCTGGCGCCCGATCAGCGACACGACGTGGGAATTCAAGCTCCGTGAGGGGGTGACCTTCCACGACGGTTCTGCGTTCAATGCGGACGATGTCGTCTTCTCGTTCGAGCGCGCGCCGAACGTTCCGAACAGCCCCTCGTCCTTCAAGACGTACACGGGCGGCAAGACGGTCAAGAAGGTGGACGACTACACGGTCCACTTCATGACCGAGAAGCCCTATCCGCTCATGCCCAACGACGTTTCGACGATCTTCATCGTGTCGAACGAGACGTCGGGCGCGACGACCGAGGATTACAACTCGGGCAAGGCTGCGGTCGGCACAGGTCAGTACAAGTTCGTTGAGTACGTGCCGGGTGACCGCATCGTCGTCGCCAGGAACGACGCCTACTGGGGCGCGAAGGCCGGCTTCGACAAGGTGACGTTCAAGCCGATCAAGTCCGATCCCGCCCGCGTGGCCGCGCTGCTCGCCGGCGACGTCGACATGATCGAGGCGGTGCCGACCACCGACATCGCGCGCCTCAAGGCCGACGGCAAGGTGACGCTGTCGTCGGGCGTCTCCAATCGCGTGATCTACTTCTATCTCGACCAGTACCGCGAGAGCACGCCCCAGGTGACGGCGAAGGACGGCTCTGCCATCCGCAACCCGTTCCTCGACCTGCGCGTGCGTCAGGCGGTCTCCTACGCGATCAACCGCCAGGCCATCGCCGACCGCGTGATGGAAGGGGCCTCCCTGCCTGCCGGTCAGCTGCTGCCCGACGGCTTCTTCGGCACCAGCCCGAAGATCTCGGCGCCTGCCTACGATCCGACGAAAGCGGTCATGCTGCTGGGCGAGGCCGGCTATTCGAACGGCTTCAAGATGGTCGTGCACGGCCCGAACGACCGCTACCTCAACGATGCCAAGATCGTCGAGGCGGTGGCGCAGATGCTGAACCGTGTCGGCATCGAGGCGAGCGTCGAGACGCTGCCGCGGTCGGTCTACTTCAAGCGGGCCTCCACGGGCCTCGACGGCGAGCCGGAGTTCACCATGGGTCTCGTCGGCTGGGGTTCGGCCACGGGTGAAGCGTCCTCGCCGCTGAAGTCGCTGATCGCGACCTTCGACAAGGGCAAGGGCCTCGGCGCCTCCAACCGCGGCCGCTACTCCAACGCGGAAGTCGACGCCCTTCTGGCGCAGGCGCTTTCGACGGTCGACGACGCCAAGCGCGAAGCGCTTCTGGCCAAGGCGACCGAGATCTCGATGAGCGAGATCGGGATCGTGCCCGTGCACTTCCAGGTCAACACCTGGGCGACCCGCAAGGGCCTGTCCTACACGCCGCGTACCGACGAGTACACGCTCGTCCGCGACGTCGTCGTGAAGTGA
- a CDS encoding GNAT family N-acetyltransferase: MPRTLDTVVTYLEMTDDPGRSPRAPSLPGLALLKVEDIPLHYYRYLYDAVGRDWHWVDRKKLSDEDLAAALHRDTVDIYVAHVKGAPAGYFELERDLPGRVLLAYFGLIPDFIGLRLGGWLLDTAIATAWSHAPARVEVETCTLDHPRALGLYQKKGFRPVKRVEKTMTLLD, from the coding sequence ATGCCCCGGACGCTCGACACCGTCGTCACCTATCTGGAGATGACGGACGACCCCGGCCGCAGCCCGCGCGCGCCTTCCCTGCCCGGGCTCGCGCTTCTGAAGGTCGAGGACATCCCCCTCCACTACTACCGCTATCTCTACGACGCGGTGGGCCGCGACTGGCACTGGGTCGACCGCAAGAAACTGAGCGACGAAGACCTTGCGGCCGCCCTGCACCGCGACACCGTCGACATCTATGTCGCCCATGTGAAGGGTGCGCCAGCGGGCTACTTCGAGCTTGAGCGCGACCTCCCGGGCCGCGTGCTGCTCGCCTATTTCGGGCTGATACCCGACTTCATCGGCCTGCGGCTCGGCGGATGGCTGCTCGACACCGCGATTGCGACCGCATGGAGCCATGCCCCGGCGCGCGTCGAGGTCGAGACCTGCACGCTGGATCATCCGCGCGCACTCGGTCTCTATCAGAAGAAGGGTTTCCGGCCCGTGAAGCGCGTCGAGAAGACGATGACGCTGCTGGACTGA
- a CDS encoding ABC transporter permease: MSAFILRRLFQSAVAVIVMSLLVFFGVSVVGDPVYMLISPDMPQAEIEATIKQFGFDRPIWEQYFLFVKNALQGDLGNSFIFAEPALKLIIERMPATLELALAAVLMAVVLGIPLGVYAGLKPRSAISKVIMGSSILGFSLPTFWVGIMLIMIFAVILGWLPSTGRGETVNLLGVPVSFLTWDGLTHLFLPAFNLALLKISLVIRLARAGTLEVWHQDYIKFARAKGLGNRRIVFVHVLKNIMIPVVTVLGLEFGNLVAFSVVTETIFAWPGMGKLLIGSIQTLDRPVIVGYLLLITVMFVIINLIVDVLYSILDPRVRLADRGA, encoded by the coding sequence ATGTCGGCATTCATTCTAAGGCGGCTCTTCCAGAGCGCGGTGGCGGTGATCGTGATGTCGCTGCTGGTGTTCTTCGGGGTCAGCGTGGTGGGCGATCCCGTCTACATGCTGATCAGCCCGGACATGCCGCAGGCGGAGATCGAGGCCACCATCAAGCAGTTCGGCTTCGACCGGCCGATCTGGGAGCAGTACTTCCTGTTCGTGAAGAATGCGCTGCAGGGCGATCTCGGCAACTCCTTCATCTTCGCCGAGCCGGCACTGAAGCTCATCATTGAGCGCATGCCCGCGACGCTCGAGCTGGCGCTCGCTGCCGTTCTCATGGCCGTGGTGTTGGGAATTCCGCTGGGCGTCTACGCCGGCCTGAAGCCGCGCTCGGCCATCTCCAAGGTGATCATGGGCAGCTCCATCCTGGGGTTCAGCCTTCCGACCTTCTGGGTCGGCATCATGCTGATCATGATCTTCGCCGTGATCCTGGGCTGGCTCCCGTCGACGGGACGCGGGGAGACGGTTAATCTGCTGGGTGTGCCTGTCAGCTTCCTGACCTGGGACGGCCTGACGCACCTCTTCCTTCCGGCGTTCAACCTCGCTCTCCTCAAGATTTCCCTCGTGATCCGCCTTGCGCGGGCCGGGACGCTCGAAGTCTGGCACCAGGACTACATCAAGTTCGCCCGCGCCAAGGGGCTGGGCAACCGCCGGATCGTCTTCGTGCATGTCCTGAAGAACATCATGATCCCGGTTGTGACCGTCCTCGGGCTCGAGTTCGGGAACCTGGTGGCATTCTCGGTCGTGACCGAGACGATCTTCGCTTGGCCGGGGATGGGCAAGCTGCTGATCGGGTCGATCCAGACGCTCGATCGGCCGGTGATCGTCGGTTACCTGCTGCTGATCACGGTCATGTTCGTGATCATCAACCTGATTGTCGACGTTCTCTACTCGATCTTGGATCCCCGCGTGCGCCTGGCCGACCGCGGCGCCTGA
- a CDS encoding IclR family transcriptional regulator translates to MTTTGRAQPLRADTRGSRETGAVSRHERESPETGSDTSRDPLFIASLAKGLSVMTCFGDGWDALSLSEIAQQTGLSTGGAQRITHTLTQLGYLRKDARTRRYRPSPRMLEFTYQFMRASPLYEVAIPVVIGLRDETQETVNVSLLDQTDAVVLIRMPSQRRINPSSVIGRRIPAWAVSTGRAILSRLSEEEARAIIDAADLEVLTPRTETDPDRLLDLIAEARAEGFALVEEQSVLGEISLAAPIIDGAGRPIAALGITTSTAYWTPDSLRERLAPLVMRAANTVSRSLQGWKEF, encoded by the coding sequence ATGACAACCACAGGTCGAGCGCAACCCTTACGCGCAGACACCCGCGGATCACGCGAAACGGGCGCCGTTTCAAGGCATGAGCGCGAGTCGCCGGAGACCGGGAGTGACACCTCGCGCGACCCACTGTTCATCGCCTCGCTCGCCAAGGGGTTGAGCGTGATGACCTGCTTCGGCGACGGGTGGGACGCTCTCAGCCTGAGCGAGATCGCCCAGCAGACCGGGCTCAGCACCGGTGGGGCGCAGCGCATCACGCACACGCTCACGCAGCTGGGCTACCTGCGGAAGGACGCCCGCACACGGCGCTACCGGCCGAGCCCCAGGATGCTGGAGTTCACCTATCAGTTCATGCGGGCAAGCCCGCTGTACGAGGTTGCGATCCCGGTGGTCATCGGCCTGCGTGACGAAACGCAGGAGACGGTAAACGTATCGCTTCTCGACCAGACGGACGCGGTCGTCCTCATCCGGATGCCGAGCCAGCGGCGCATCAATCCGTCCTCCGTCATCGGCCGGCGCATCCCGGCGTGGGCCGTCTCGACCGGCCGGGCGATCCTGTCCAGGCTGTCCGAGGAAGAGGCGCGTGCGATCATCGACGCCGCCGACCTCGAGGTCCTGACACCGCGCACGGAGACCGACCCCGACAGGCTGCTCGACCTGATTGCGGAAGCACGTGCGGAGGGCTTTGCACTTGTCGAGGAGCAATCGGTGCTCGGCGAGATTTCGCTGGCCGCGCCCATCATCGACGGCGCCGGACGGCCGATCGCGGCCCTCGGCATCACGACGTCCACTGCCTACTGGACGCCCGACAGCCTCCGCGAACGGCTCGCACCGCTTGTCATGCGGGCAGCGAACACGGTCTCCCGCTCGCTGCAGGGCTGGAAGGAGTTCTAG
- a CDS encoding amino acid ABC transporter ATP-binding protein — protein sequence MTTDTGAAAQAGAGMQVSDQVAIEINGLNKWYGEFHVLKDINLTVYGGERIVVCGPSGSGKSTLIRCINRLEEHQRGSIVVDGVELTNDVRKVDEIRREVGMVFQHFNLFPHLTILENCTLAPIWVRKMPKAEAEAQAMRYLERVKIPEQAHKYPGQLSGGQQQRVAIARALCMNPKIMLFDEPTSALDPEMIKEVLDVMVDLAEEGMTMICVTHEMGFARKVANRVIFMDGGQIVEQNEPEEFFTNPKSDRTKLFLSQILGH from the coding sequence ATGACGACGGATACGGGCGCCGCGGCGCAGGCAGGGGCGGGGATGCAGGTCTCCGACCAGGTCGCGATCGAGATCAACGGCCTCAACAAGTGGTACGGCGAGTTCCACGTGCTGAAGGACATCAACCTGACGGTCTATGGCGGGGAGCGGATCGTGGTGTGCGGACCTTCGGGTTCGGGCAAATCGACGCTGATCCGCTGCATCAACCGGCTGGAGGAGCATCAGCGCGGCTCCATCGTGGTCGACGGGGTGGAACTGACGAATGACGTGCGCAAGGTCGACGAGATCCGGCGCGAGGTCGGCATGGTGTTCCAGCACTTCAACCTCTTTCCTCACCTGACGATCCTCGAGAACTGCACGCTCGCCCCGATCTGGGTGCGCAAGATGCCCAAGGCCGAGGCGGAGGCGCAGGCCATGCGCTACCTGGAGCGGGTGAAGATCCCGGAGCAGGCGCACAAGTATCCGGGCCAGCTGTCCGGCGGCCAGCAGCAGCGCGTGGCAATCGCCCGCGCGCTGTGCATGAACCCGAAGATCATGCTGTTCGACGAGCCGACCTCGGCCCTCGACCCGGAGATGATCAAGGAAGTGCTGGACGTCATGGTCGACCTCGCGGAGGAGGGGATGACCATGATCTGCGTGACGCACGAGATGGGATTCGCCCGCAAGGTCGCCAACCGCGTGATCTTCATGGACGGCGGCCAGATCGTCGAGCAGAACGAGCCGGAGGAGTTCTTCACCAATCCGAAGAGCGACCGGACCAAGCTGTTCCTCAGCCAGATTCTCGGCCATTGA
- a CDS encoding ABC transporter ATP-binding protein, with amino-acid sequence MTEPTLKVENLKTHFFTKAGVVKAVDDVSFTVEPGQILGLVGESGSGKSITGFSILGLVDQPGRIVSGRVLFKGEDLAQASEARLQTLRGSKIAMIFQDPMMTLNPVLRIDTQMIEAVRAHRKVSKEEARARALEALEMVGIPAAKQRLKNYPHQLSGGMRQRVAIAIAFLNEPDLIIADEPTTALDVTIQAQILHEAQQLCARTGTAMIWITHDLAVIAGLADKIAVMYAGRIVEQGTLDTVIDRPAHPYTVGLLGSVPSANRRGQRLSQIPGMTPSLLSLPQGCAFRTRCPRADAACLAEQTITTPVPGREVRCVHPHVGVEVAA; translated from the coding sequence ATGACCGAACCGACGCTGAAGGTCGAGAACCTCAAGACCCACTTCTTCACAAAGGCGGGAGTGGTGAAGGCCGTCGACGACGTGAGCTTCACCGTGGAACCCGGCCAGATCCTCGGCCTGGTGGGCGAGAGCGGATCGGGCAAGTCGATCACAGGCTTCTCGATCCTCGGCCTCGTCGATCAGCCTGGCCGGATTGTCAGCGGCCGCGTGCTCTTCAAGGGCGAGGACCTGGCGCAGGCGTCGGAAGCGCGGCTTCAGACGCTGCGGGGCAGCAAGATCGCGATGATCTTCCAGGACCCGATGATGACCCTCAACCCGGTGCTGCGCATCGACACGCAGATGATCGAGGCCGTGCGGGCCCATAGGAAGGTCAGCAAGGAAGAGGCACGCGCCCGTGCCCTCGAGGCGCTCGAGATGGTCGGGATTCCGGCGGCGAAGCAGCGCCTGAAGAACTATCCGCACCAGCTCTCGGGCGGGATGCGCCAGCGCGTGGCGATTGCCATCGCCTTCCTGAACGAGCCGGACCTGATCATCGCCGACGAGCCGACCACGGCGCTCGACGTGACGATCCAGGCGCAGATCCTCCACGAGGCGCAGCAGCTGTGCGCGCGCACCGGAACGGCGATGATCTGGATCACCCACGACCTCGCCGTCATCGCCGGTCTCGCCGACAAGATCGCGGTCATGTACGCGGGCCGGATCGTGGAGCAGGGGACGCTGGATACGGTGATCGACCGGCCCGCGCATCCTTACACGGTCGGGCTTCTTGGCTCGGTGCCGAGTGCGAACCGGCGCGGCCAGCGGCTGAGCCAGATCCCGGGCATGACGCCGTCGCTGCTGAGCCTGCCGCAGGGCTGCGCGTTCCGCACGCGCTGTCCGCGTGCCGACGCCGCCTGCCTGGCGGAGCAGACCATCACCACTCCCGTTCCGGGGCGCGAGGTGCGGTGCGTGCATCCGCACGTTGGTGTGGAGGTGGCAGCATGA
- a CDS encoding ABC transporter permease, producing MSVQAPDAGTTGGAAAGAAVPAPVRVETPLKRFVSDYAESPLAVVAFIVFLAIVAVALLAPWIAPQNPYDLAQVSILDSRLPPGEVSMEGYTFLLGTDGAGRDMFSAILYGLRISLAVGVFSGILAMTVGMAIGLIAAYSGGRVESVIMRIVDLQLSFPAVLVALMLVAILGKGIDKIIIALIIVQWAYYARTVRGNALVERRKEYVEAAQCLGLPHRRVVFRHILPNCLAPLIVVATVQTAHAISLEATLSFLGLGLPPTEPSLGLLIANGFQYMLSGSYWISIFPGLALLITIVAINLVGDQLRDVLNPRLRR from the coding sequence ATGTCTGTTCAAGCACCTGACGCCGGGACAACCGGCGGCGCCGCAGCCGGGGCAGCGGTCCCGGCACCGGTCCGGGTCGAGACGCCGCTCAAGCGGTTCGTTTCGGATTATGCCGAGAGCCCGCTGGCCGTGGTGGCGTTCATCGTGTTTCTCGCCATCGTGGCGGTTGCACTGCTGGCCCCCTGGATCGCGCCGCAGAACCCCTACGACCTGGCGCAGGTGAGCATTCTGGACAGCCGCCTCCCGCCGGGCGAGGTCAGCATGGAGGGATATACCTTCCTGCTCGGCACGGACGGCGCGGGCCGCGACATGTTCTCGGCCATTCTTTACGGCCTGCGCATCTCCCTCGCGGTCGGCGTCTTCAGCGGCATCCTCGCGATGACGGTCGGAATGGCGATCGGCCTGATCGCGGCCTATTCGGGCGGCCGTGTCGAGAGCGTCATCATGCGTATCGTCGACCTGCAGCTCTCCTTCCCTGCCGTTCTGGTGGCGCTCATGCTGGTCGCCATTCTCGGCAAGGGCATCGACAAGATCATCATCGCGCTGATCATCGTGCAGTGGGCCTATTACGCCCGGACGGTGCGCGGCAACGCGCTGGTCGAGCGTCGGAAGGAGTATGTGGAGGCCGCGCAGTGTCTCGGCCTGCCGCATCGCCGCGTCGTGTTCCGGCATATCCTTCCGAACTGCCTCGCGCCCCTGATCGTCGTTGCCACCGTGCAGACCGCACACGCGATCTCGCTGGAGGCGACGCTGTCCTTCCTCGGGCTTGGGCTTCCGCCGACCGAACCATCCCTTGGCCTCCTGATCGCCAACGGCTTCCAGTACATGCTCTCGGGAAGCTACTGGATTAGCATCTTCCCCGGGCTTGCCCTGCTCATCACGATCGTCGCCATCAACCTCGTCGGCGATCAGCTCCGCGACGTCCTGAATCCGAGGCTGCGCCGATGA